Part of the Quercus robur chromosome 5, dhQueRobu3.1, whole genome shotgun sequence genome, ctctctctctttttaattccatttcttttaatttatttatgcaGTTGTGTTTAGTTGGAGAACCTGTGGTACAATACCTAGGGAAATGTAactaagtttttttcttttcccctttaCTTTCTCCCATTCTTTATCCTTCCAAATGCTGAACGAGTTACTGAAGATTATATCACAAAAGGCAATGCACCTTTGAAGTGAAAAAACAAGTGGCTCAAGCTATTacaatgggaaaaaaaaacatgtgcATGATGTTCATTTATCAAAATGTCAGGTCAAAGGTGCAATTAAGAGAAGTAAAATTAACTAAGAAGCATCTCTTCACCTTTGCGAGTAAAAGTTGCAGTATTGACTCCGATAACATGGCCATATGAATCAATTAATGGCCCTCCTGAATTACCTGTACAGATTCCATGCAACAAAGTATGAAGGATCATGGAATGAAAATTAGCATTGGTAAGAATAGCAATtcatttaactataaaattagcATTGGTAAGAACTCAGTTCCACTTTGtcatataaaaaacaataattctAATCTATTCAAGATTGTGGAATGCAAATCCTAAACTATAAAACCACCCTCAATGCAGATAAAAAGCAAATGACTCAATCAAAGTACAAATTATATCCAAATAATTCAATTGATCATAAGGTTACTTAAttgaggaaaaattaaaatgaaatttaaggACACTTAAATACAAAGTTACATTTTACTTGAATAAAAACTCTATACTTGATATCTTATATCAGTGGGTGTAATAATCAGATAAATATCCAAAACTATTCTGAAAATTTGAACAAACCATAACTTCATAAaatcttagaaattttttgtgaagACAACTGCCCCCACTCAAATGTCTACGGTTCCACCAGTGCACTAGGTAATGCCTCATTGTTTGCTGGGTAGCTAATTATAGTAGTATGATCTTATATCACTCGACAACGATAAAGAGTAATGGTTGCATATTTGCAATATACAAAACTGAGTAAATCTTCAACAATAAAGAATTTAGATATAATAGGATGGATTGAATAAATACAATCTTTACTGAAGTAAGAGAAAGAGTGATGATTATCAAGgaatttcaaatatttgaaagCAAAATGAAATTTACCTGCATTAATGTCAGCATCTGTTTGAATTGCTCCTCGAATGGCCCTTCCATTTGGCGAGGGTATCTCCCTACCTAATCCACTGACTACCTGCACAACTCAAAGTAACAAATACATGGATGTTAGACTCTTTTACCAAAGACAGAGCCACATGCCAATGAGAAAAGAACACTCTCAATTGACTACTCAAAGCCTCAAAGTACTCCAAAACAAAGTACAATAGACTTAAAATAGATTATGAACTcagttgtgaaattttataGTTCACACTTGGTAttaaaacgtttttttttttttgcttcttttcttttggttggTTATATAGCAGACATATTAGAGAAATTACCCCTGTTGTCAGAGTGTTCTCATATCCGTAAGGATTTCCAATGGCAAAGCAGCTTTGACCCACATGTAAATTCTGAGATGTGCCAACAGCAACAGGCTTTAATTCAATCCCTTCAACACTAACCTGCCCATCATATTGTGTTTGAATAATTTTACATAGAGATGACATAATGCAAAACACCCACAAGTAGACAAAAATGTCATCATGTGGAAGGGAATGAATAAGGAAATTTGTCCTTAGAAGTGACTCTTCGAAATCTCTCTTGTTTATGCAGATAATGAATGAAGTACACATTGTAAATTAGTTTTATATGTTCTTTGCAAAGGTGAAAAGGGAAAATCCATGGATACTTCCATCTCATGTGCATTTCACGCTGCAGGTCATACTTGAAAGGCCTTCTATCTTATCTTTGACCAGTACTTTTATATTGAGTAAACATGATTCCAAGAAAGCTGGTTACCCATCATATATGAGCTGAGGTCAAAACAAAGACTTCATAGCTGGGAGATAATAATACATCTCTTGGAATGTAAAATCTCACTTCATTACATAACATTACAAATTTTTAGTTCAGTTTGCTAGAATAATTGCATGGTAATCAACAAATGATAGAGTTTCTATGTTTTTGTCCAGCTCGTGGGAGGTATATTAGGAAGAGCTGCATAGAAAATGATATctcattgtttttttgttaatggAAGGAGTCAAATAGGTGAAATTTTTGCTGGGAAGCATTTGATTCCCTCCCAAGCCCCAAAATTGACTCTAAAGAGCATGAAGCATTCCTATTTAGGCCTTGAAGCTATGCTTGCCAAAGGTCTCCTCTGCCTCCACTTACCACCACCCCCCACCATTATCCTTCCCTATTCTATGAATTTGCATTAGCTAAAAGAAGATGTTCccatattgctttaattttttttagattaattgcAAGGTTTTAGGGATTACATCAATATGGAAAATATCTAATTAAATCCCATAAAACCCTCAACATTAAAATCAAtattctaaattctaaaaaaacaattcaaaagtaaaataaaatcttaatgaTTTCGGAGCTCCTTGCATCAAATTTTTCCTCCAATTAGAAAGGTCAACTTTTGTTTCTCTTACCAAATACATTTTCTAGACTTTTTGCTACCGTATATAGTAGTTAACCATGGCATGTCAAATCAAACATGATAAAAAACTAAGCTTTGTAATAGCATATATCCAATCCTAAAATCTTCAACTTGATGAATGAAACTCTATTCAacaatgaaaatataaagagaataAAATTCTATAAGTTTTCATATAAGATAGTATACAAGGAAAACCACATCGAGCAATAGGTCATGAAAGCTAAGATTTAAATTTGATGATCCCCAAGCAGcatttgtctttgttttgtttatctcAAGACTCAAGAGTGATCACCAAGAAGCCTCTAGTTGAGCCAACCATAAGTTGAGACCAAGTAGTAGCTGGGAATATTAAAAACACTAATAAGCCTATTAAAACATAGATCGTTCAGCTCGAGCTTGGCTTGAAAGTAAACATGCATTTACCTGAAAATAAACAAATCTTAATAGCTTGCCTCTTACATCTCACCACAATCTCTAATGAGACGTTTGCAAGCCAATCAAAAGCCAATATTATAGCTTGATTCACATCACAACTCTGCTCCCAGTGTCATCTCACACAAagataaattagtaaaaaaactTTAATGATTGATTTATCATCACAATTGTGCTGAAGACCCCACAATCAAATCCTAGTGCATGCATGAGTTAGTGGTTTTGATGATGCAGATTTAGGGGTGGTGCAGGGGCTGCTTCTTGGTTATGTGAGGGCTGCCACTCTGCAGTGCATTATTGTCTTTTAAGAAAAGGATaacataaaattcaatttattaaatacTCACAAAATTTATCTTTCAATTGATTTCAGAGCAATGATTCATCATTACCATGTTGATGCTTAATTTGCACCTCAGCTTCTAACTTGACCATAAAACTTACCTCCACACCTCAATCCTAAATGTGAAATCCGTTGTCAATCCATCATTATTCTCTGTatcattaattttcttaatGTCTTTTCCAACCACAATGGGCTAGTTGATTTAGAATGGACAGGACAGACTTTCCTTCTATAGAGAGAATGTCAAAAGTCAACACGTAAGAAATTTAGGAGTAGAAAAGTACTAATAAAAATCATCAGAGCCACAAACAAAATTACGGTGAAATTTGGTGACTAGAAGGGAATCATGGTGAGGTTCAAAACTCATAGCCTTACGTCCATGACCTACACCGCTTTTTGGGAAAATTCCTTTAATTAGTACTTTTGCTAGTTAtgataaattttctttatgttataactttcaatttaaaattcaaaataaggtCTAGTTTGTTTTGAGACGTCTCCTAAAGACTATAACATTTGATTTgtaatattctaaatttttttctttttggtaatttttcctatttttgagCCTAATTCTGTTCTTAACAAAAATTAGGGAGTTTAGGTGTCTCCTATCCACCCTAGGAGTACTTTTGTTCAGGGTTTTCTAAGGGTCTCCTTGCAGCCCTATCTTTTCCTATTTATGTACATTGTAACCTCCAAGGCAATTTGGTTTTtcgttaataaaatttttttgagagttttctcctataattttctagtggattccAGAATTCACCTTATGGATTCAAGGATTATCGTCTTAAAACAAACGTGTTTGATTTCTTGTGGCTTTTTGTCTGCATCACTTGTGGAATTGACATCATAAACAGTTCCATTGAGATAAGTTTATGTCATCTAGTATTAACCATATCTCTTAATTGTTTTTCAAGTATGAAATTTTCTCCACCTCTTCTCCTTATATGACGTTTGTATACCAATTTTTACGTCATATATGATCTGGTGCTGAAGTGAACAGCATTTAGTAACAATGCAAAACTTCTGAGTCCAAGGACAATTGTATAAGTTAAGAGGAAACAGATAGATGTATATGCATTTCAAAGTGCAACATctaaatgtaaaaataattaacaAGTGTCATTTCATCCCAACCACAAATCATCCGTTGATTCTTCAAAATTATTCAGTTCAGACCTCCACTTAGTTTCACCCAAGCTTCATCCTAGTCTAGGTAGATCACCTAGGTTTGGCTATGGTGGATTCCCTTAACCAAGCCACTACCCATGAGTCACTAGCTCTTTCTTCAACAGGCACATGGTCAGAATGCCAAGCTCCTCCTACTACTTGGGAGCTTACGGTTTCATGTTATTTCACTCCCTGATACTTCACTATCGGTCAAGGGTGTTTACCCTTACAACGTGATCCTTCCTTATTCAAATTCCATGTTCTCCATGATGCTCAGGTCAAAGCTTAAGCGAGTGATGCTTTCGGCAATTGGACTCTCACCATCTAGGGTGCAACACTCCACTACTGCTTCATTGCTCTCCCAGAAAATGAGGTTAAGTTATCTTAAGCACTTTCATGCTTCTCTGCAATATAGGCAGTAGATTATTTTACAATGTTACCATTCTTAGTTTTTGAACTTATATTCTAACCTTGTCAATATCGAAATAGTCTATGAGATAAGCCTTATCATGAGGTACCTCCTGGAATTCACCCCAAGTTGtttgcagcttttttttttctataaaagtaaGTCTACATTATATATCCATGATAAGAAGCTTAATATGTGGCAAAGAAATTAAACGACAGTTTCAGTGCACACCTTAAGGACGGCCAGATCATATGCTGGATCAACACCAACAATCTTTCCTTCTCTGTAAAAGCCATTGCCTCTTGTGTCCGCTAGATAAATCTGTAAATACAGAACTGAAGCATTGTTACTCAAACAAAGGGCTAGTACATTGACTGAATGATGATTGTCAAAACaagtgaaacaaaaaataataactaaaagaAAAGAGCCAAAACCTTACAACGATGTATCCCGCTCCCATCTGTTGCCAATTTAGCTACAACATGGTAATTAGTGACCTGtcacacacaaaaataagaCTTTTCTCATTAGTATTGGAGAAATCACCCataagtattaaaaacatatatataattagactGGTAAGTATGCATATCACTAACTCATACATAAAATTCAAGCTTAAAATGAACCCATCTTTCAGTTTTCTAGAGAAAAGTATAAATGCAGGTAAATATGTAAGTATCAGCTGCAAGCCTGCAACATTGGGTGTAAGGATGTTAGCAATATGGTATATTTTGTTATATGatattcatttttcaaattttttaggaAAAGATGTTAAACCATCAACAAAACCCAGGTCTTGCATGGTGTTTTCTTCTGCAAAGATAATCTGATGACAATAATTGTTTAGGGAACTTGCTACTGAACTTTGCATATAACGCTAAAGATGGATTCAAATACAAGAACAGAAGACGGGAAAGCTTACAATGTGACCAAACTTATCCCAGATGAAGCCTGAACCTGTCCCTTCAACTTTTGCATTTTCATCCTCAATAAGATTGACATCATCAGAAGTGGTCCTGGGGCTTCTAACTATTTCAAGGTCTTTAATAAAAACAACAGATGGTGAAGCTTCCTacaataattcaaaaataactcCGCCAGTTAAGCAATCAATACAAGCAAGCAGGGCAaagatgaaaattataaaaaaaaaaaaaacacacacacacacacaactgaTTAACATTTATgccttctttatttctttctttcattttttgataTGTTCTGGCCCTAAGGGGAGGAGGAAAGGGGAGATTCAAACTAGTGACCTTCACTTCATAAGGCATGGTATCAAACCAATTGTGTTACCCTTTGGAGTTAAAATTCAGTCTTTTCTAATAGCAATTTAAGAAAATGGCTTATGGTGGAGGTGTGCACTGTCTCTGTCTCTTCAATGTGCTGCTTAAGGTTAATTTATTGAAGCAGTATGTCCCTTATCAGCAGTTAGGACTTCCACTCTAAATATTTGTACATAttctaaagaaatttttttggtaaataataaACGTTAAATTTTGATCTTGGTTTTAAATTAAACCCTAAAGttgcaatttttaaaatatacctCTATTGTTTAAATAAATTGCAAATGGTTTTCTCATAGTCATAGACGACTTAAAACCTAttttattccaaaaataaaaactcatataGAGCACTAAAAAACCCTTCATAGGAATTTTACCAAGTGGTATTATAACGCCAAAAAGgcctaaattgatttttttttttttttttttttttttttttttttttttttaaatttgggtaCCCAAATGcgaaaagaaaattacaaattgttCCAATCACTCAAAACAGAAGCAAAAATGGGTGAAATAAATGACAACATTCACAACAACTAGTAGTATCAGTTTGAGAGcaaattattgttattaaaatgtcccccaaaaacaaatgcagaaacagaagaaaaagaGTGAGTAAGAGGAAGAGTAATAAGACCTGGAAGAGTTGCACTACTCTGTCTTCTTCTTGCTCAAGTGGGTCTTCTTGTTGCTGTTGGGCAAGTGCAAGGTGAGTTAAAGAAGAAGCAACTGCAACAAATAGGCTTGGACCAAATGCTATTGCCCTCCGCCTCGTAAGGAGGTTCTTCTGTGACTTTGGGGTATTAGAGGAAGAGGAAgtaattttgtgtttgtggatTGGAGGGAAGTGATTGTGAATgtgaaggagagaaaaagaaccCAACACCATTACTGCCATCTTACTGTTTACTAGTTTCTTGCACGGGTGTCCAGTCCAACtgataactgttttttttttttttttttttttttttttttttaagatggaAGTCGGCTGCCTACGTGGCCCAAAACCAAAACCTTTTGccatttttttgctgaatattacttaaaaaaaaaaaaaaaaaaaaaaaaaaaaaaaaaaacttgccaACAAAATTCCTTAGGGCCCAATTGTTAGGGCTGTCCAGACCCGACTGGAGCCCAACAACCTGACCAAACCATCCGATTCTGGCCCGAACTGAAGGTCTAGTTAGTCGGCGACGAGTTTCCGTTCTCAAAAACCAACACCGACGGGTCGAGTGGTCGGTTTGCATCTCTAAAACCCGAGCAACCCGAATCGACCGGAACTACAAAAAAATCTGGCCAAATCCTACAAAAACAAGCTAGATCCGACGAGATCTTTACCAAATCTAGTGAGATCTCGACCAGATCTGGCTAGATCTAGTGGGATTTAGCCAGATTCGGCCAAATTCTAGCAATTTCTAGccaaaaaaatgcatatttcattttttaaaaatccagtTTTCGATGAGATTTTCCAGTTTTCGGCAAGATTTTCCAGTTTCGGACGAAAATTCTAGATTCCggcgactttttttttttttttttttgattttgatgccctttttttttttttttttttttaattctggcAACTGACTCGACTCGACCAACACTAGCCATCACCCAAAACTGAACCGATCGATTTTTCCGGCAGTCGGTTTTGGGTTCCTTCGCCCCTCCACCCGACACCAGCGGGTCGAGTCTGGGTGGGGTCCaaaaccgacccgacccgactcgTGGACAGCCCTAATTATCGTTGTTTAAGCAAcatttttcagtgtttaaacaatattacacgtatttttacacattttttcactcacacttattttcaaaaaatacaaacaacattactagaaaTCTCTGGTTAAATGGGTCTAAGTTTTATATATGGGTTTGCCCACCcttaacacatttttttaaaagacaattttttatttaattaatacaatttttattgaaaatattcaaAGCTATCAAAATTGAtagtcactttttttctttccccaaaaaaatttagaaaatatttcttaaaccaaTATTCTCAGAGCATATACGaactttttcatatatatatatatggagagagagagagagagagagagtttatgACATGGGTGAAATTATTCAAAGAAATGAGGAATATAAAATCAGTAGAAGGAATGCCGAATTGACAAATAATTAAGTAATAGTGTTACCAAATTATTGgcaaaaattagagagaaaatttgCACGTAATTCCATAATGGAGATACCGAATTACAATCAACTCTCTCATGCTCGAGCACTATTGGATGTTGGACACAAATAACTcagtttgcatttattgtgcAGAATGTATTTTTGTTATAGTACTTGTGCAAATATACACAAGAATTGTAGttttccattttaattttttattcttttttgaattttccaaggATAAAGAAAAAGTGTGGATGATGGTTGCAGTGCAAGAATGAAAAacgattaaaaaaattaaggaaaaaatgatatctaatttaatgaaatagagtttagaattataatttgatgcaagtgttttgaaaaatagttaggtaaaatagaaaaaaagaatattcttattctaaaatagacccccccaaaaaaaaaaaaaaaagtttgcacAAGCTATTGTGAATGTTCTTAGCCATGATGGTATGTATCATAAGGTAgcctttaaattattatttcatgaattttattgcaataaattgcaaagaattgacaaaaataattttgatcaaattattgcaactgtatctttattgtaatagataattatttcatatttttcattataatagattgtaaaataagtattaaatcattataataatataCTCATTGcaatttcatgtttttcattgtaatagatTGTCAAATAATTGACATTtaattattgcaatgatatatttgttgcaataagctgcatattcaaaatttatattgtaatatattgcaaaataattggtatcaaattattacaacggtttcttcaatttaagttattgcaaaaaaatttctaaattcaatttagtattaAAGCCTCTATtgcaattgaaaattataaattattgtaactaattattattgatgcaataatttaccatttttaagttactattgcaacgacttttaatttataaatatgatATTATGTCTAATACCACTATActaattttgttgtattaaaaCTGTAATTGACTTATTTTGGTATAGTGAATATAGCAAGGCTTCAGGCTTCATCGTATGTACTTTTTCCAAAGTCAATGTGTTCCCTAAGCTTTCACATTCATTTCTTCTTCACTTATGTTTCTCATTTCTGGAACCAAAATGCTAATGAAGGCTTCCATCACTAGAGCATGCATGGCAAAAAGGAGAACAATATATTCCTTGTAGATGCATCCAACGGGCACTGATATGTAGGCCATTAAGCTCAAGAGTAACATGGAAATTGTCAATGTCAAAATAGATCCCATACATTTAGCTCTCCGAGGTAAAGGAACACTAAGCCATCCTAGTGGTCCACTGATCACTGCATATCCATCTAtatagaaaaaaatgaaaaaagaaatggcAACAACAACATCTACTTCGTAGTACACCACACTATAGTCATTCAATTGCAATAGACCAAATATCATAAATAATGTGAAGGCCATCGTAGATGCAAAAGATCGCAGCACTACCTGTCTTCTGTATTGACCAACTAACATAACTCCCAAAATTACcataatgaaatttgtatacCCAACTGCCATGGATGAAATATAAGAAGTAGAGGCAAACACACTAACAGAAGTTAAAAATACTAGGGCAAAGAAGTTTATGTCAAAAATTCCCGTCATTTGTGTGAAATCTCTCATACACATGCAATAAATAGAGATGACATATATTGGAGGCTAAAAGGATGAAATAAGGAACTATAAACTCCCTCACTCTTTGctattaattttattgtcataaaatgaacAATAATTGGTTGTCTTTGTAAATTGCATTTCTTAGTAAACACCAAAAAGTGTGAGTGATTCCTTCATGTTAACAACACCTCCTATAATCAAAATAGCAAATATTAAACCcatattcaaatatatatttcatttcttttggtGTAAAACATTTTGATATATTTCACTACACCAAAATAAGTCTATTACATTAGGTgttaatacaaaaaaattagtatagtGGTATTAGACATAATAtcacatctaaaaattaaaaatcattgtAGTAGTAACTTAAAAGTAGTAAgttattacattaataataattagttgcaataatttataattttcagttACAATAGATGCTTTAATattgaatttagaaatttttttgcaataacttaaattgaagaaatcaaaattttttttgcaataacttaTATTGAAGAAATTGTTGTGATAAtttgatatcaattattttGTGATATATTACAATAGAAATTTCAAATAGACAGCTTATGGCAACAAATATAACATTGcaataactaaatataaattattttacaatttattgcaatgacaaGCATGAAActgcaatgaatatattattataatgatctaataccaattattttataatctattgtaataaaaaatatgaaaaaattatttattacaataaagataccattgcaataatttgacccaaattatttttgtcaattctttgcaatctattgctataaaatttgagaaataaTAGCCTATTGCTACAAGATATTCGAAGTAGTAAACTATTTATTACaacaacaaatatattattacatcaaaattgtcattaaaatatttaaggtttattgcaacaaatttttttttagcacaaaccaattatttcaaattttatagcAACACTTTGCAtaaactattgcaatgactCTAATGtaattgcaataatttttttcattgtaataaataaatatatatatatatatatatttttttttgtagtgatttATATATGCTAgttttactttttctctagcTCTTCTTCTGTATAAATAGTTTGGTTCTTCTAATAGTATAAGACtactctcttctcttttttgtaaACAATATTTCTTAGAAAAATAGCATAGAGTGagtaagaaattgatattttatatattcactTGAAGATGTTATTATAAGTGGTGAAAATTCttgagtcccacattggaaataatagaaaatatgaactttgggctggatattggGTTGGACTTTAGGCATATGTAGACTAGGCCCACTTatccaattaataataatattttattattgagtTAGTTAGACTTTGCACAGCAGTTATCTCTGAAACAGTGTTTCAGTTTTAAGTTACGTATAGTTTCATTGTCCCTCATTtgtaaaaaagaattttttcagAGAAAACCCTTCCAGTGAGATTTTTGTTCATTCatttttgtgtcaaagagagagaaagaggcatTGAGTAATTCGCAGAGCACAACCTTGTGTGCTTTGTTTTTgtgctaaaaataattttatcctGGAAGGCAAACATCCACGAGTCTCAAAGCACCACAGTGAAAGTGTGAGTGGTGAAATTTGCTTTAAGGAGATTGTGTAAAACACAAGACTTGATCTCAATTGTTCATCCTTTTACGCATTGTTCATCATTTCAAGCATCTGATCTGTGAGTCTTCAATTATTTGCagatttcttattatttatattcagtatttgtttattacttttgtctattatatttatttgtgttattatttaattttagatcTATGTATTGTTCCTTTTACTTTATCACATcagtaaattgttgaaatatatccaacaatattttcttctaattttgaTATATAGGCATCTGATACAGTAATTCACAAGTTTGGTAATTGGATGATGGGCATATctatttgtaatattttcttcATGCAGAGGTGTCAATCCCAATGGTATTGGTTAATGCATTTACTGCCAACTTATTTTCTCCTTAGCTGAATTGTATTATTGTGACATGTAACAAGCCACGtgtcatatttttatattgggtccggttaatgtgtgcccttagggcacacattaaactttctatttttgaaaacatatttttgggaattgaaaaaactgtcattactttttcaattctcaagaaaactttttccaaaaatagaaattaatatgTGCCTTAAgggcatacattagtaaaatcgATCAAAAAAATCAGACAACAAGACGGTGTCGTTTGATATCTTTTTTATGTGGATTCCATTAGTAACGAATTCAACTGAAAATAGAGAGGTACGTGAATCCGTGTTTCATTTTAAAAGAGGAATTACTATTTAAATAGAAACGTCACCGTTTCTTTACGAATCTATGCTCTCGCCTCTTGTATCATATCAGTATGATTTAAGTGTAACGACGTCGTCTTATTTTAAGTTTGGATCCTTAATTGCCATAAAAACGACATCACTTCATTCGTGGATTGACTCTCATG contains:
- the LOC126726450 gene encoding protease Do-like 5, chloroplastic isoform X1, encoding MAVMVLGSFSLLHIHNHFPPIHKHKITSSSSNTPKSQKNLLTRRRAIAFGPSLFVAVASSLTHLALAQQQQEDPLEQEEDRVVQLFQEASPSVVFIKDLEIVRSPRTTSDDVNLIEDENAKVEGTGSGFIWDKFGHIVTNYHVVAKLATDGSGIHRFLYLQIYLADTRGNGFYREGKIVGVDPAYDLAVLKVSVEGIELKPVAVGTSQNLHVGQSCFAIGNPYGYENTLTTGVVSGLGREIPSPNGRAIRGAIQTDADINAGNSGGPLIDSYGHVIGVNTATFTRKGTGVSSGVNFAIPIDTVVRTVPYLIVYGTSYKDRF
- the LOC126726450 gene encoding protease Do-like 5, chloroplastic isoform X2, whose amino-acid sequence is MAVMVLGSFSLLHIHNHFPPIHKHKITSSSSNTPKSQKNLLTRRRAIAFGPSLFVAVASSLTHLALAQQQQEDPLEQEEDRVVQLFQEASPSVVFIKDLEIVRSPRTTSDDVNLIEDENAKVEGTGSGFIWDKFGHIVTNYHVVAKLATDGSGIHRCKIYLADTRGNGFYREGKIVGVDPAYDLAVLKVSVEGIELKPVAVGTSQNLHVGQSCFAIGNPYGYENTLTTGVVSGLGREIPSPNGRAIRGAIQTDADINAGNSGGPLIDSYGHVIGVNTATFTRKGTGVSSGVNFAIPIDTVVRTVPYLIVYGTSYKDRF